The Schistocerca cancellata isolate TAMUIC-IGC-003103 chromosome 4, iqSchCanc2.1, whole genome shotgun sequence genome contains a region encoding:
- the LOC126183997 gene encoding uncharacterized protein LOC126183997: MGKTQRWERSEDGKDAEMGKMQRRERRKYGEDEYMGKTKIWGDANMGKTQIWGRRKYGKEANMGKTQIWERRKYGKDANMGKTQIRKKRKYGKNENMAKTQLWQKSKYGKNANMAKTKIWQKRKYGKNATMAKTQLWQKRNYGKNATMAKTQLWQKRNYGKDATMAETQLWEKRNYGKNATMGKMQLWKKRKYVKNANMGKTQIWEKRKNGKNANMAKTQIWQKRKYGKNANMARTHIWEKSKYGKNANRGKTEIFEKRKYAKNANLAKTQIWQNRKYGKNAYMVKTHIWQKSKYGKTQIWQPQIWQIVNMANRKYGKSKIWEKRKDWKNAKMGKTQIWEKHMAKTQILE; encoded by the coding sequence atgggaaagacgcaaagatgggaaagaagcgaagatgggaaagacgcagagatgggaaagatgcaaagacgggaaagacgcaaatatggggaagacgaatATATGGGGAAGACGAAAATATGGGGAGACGcgaatatggggaagacgcaaatatggggaagacgcaaatatgggaaagaggcaaatatgggaaagacgcaaatatgggaaagacgcaaatatgggaaagacgcaaatatgggaaagacgcaaatacgtaaaaaacgcaaatatggcaaaaacgaaaatatggcgaaaacgcaactatggcaaaaaagcaaatatggcaaaaacgcaaatatggcaaaaacgaaaatatggcaaaaacgcaaatatggcaaaaacgcaactatggcaaaaacgcaactatggcaaaaacgcaactatggcaaaaacgcaactatggcaaagacacaactatggcaaaaacgcaactatggcaaagacgcaactatggcagaaacgcaactatgggaaaaacgcaactatgggaaaaacgcaactatggggaaAATGCaactatggaaaaaacgcaaatatgtgaaaaacgcaaatatgggaaaaacgcaaatatgggaaaaacgaaaaaatggcaaaaacgcaaatatggcaaaaacgcaaatatggcaaaagcgcaaatatggcaaaaacgcaaatatggcaagaacgcatatatgggaaaaaagcaaatatgggaaaaatgcaaataggggaaaaacggaaatatttgaaaaacgcaaatatgcgaaaaacgcaaatttggcaaaaacgcaaatatggcaaaaccgcaaatatggcaaaaacgcatatatggtaaaaacgcacatatggcaaaaaagcaaatatggcaaaacgcaaatatggcaaccgcaaatatggcaaatcgtaaatatggcaaatcgcaaatatggcaaatcgaaaatatgggaaaaacgcaaagattggaaaaacgcaaagatgggaaaaacgcaaatatgggaaaaacatatggcaaaaacgcaaatattggaataa
- the LOC126183998 gene encoding uncharacterized protein LOC126183998 — protein sequence MQILEKRKYGKNSYMRKTQICEKPKYGKNANMGKTQIWERRKYGKDAYVGETQIWENRNYGKTAIMGKTQLWKKRNYGKTQLWEKRYYGKNAIMGKTQLSEKRNYGKNAIMGKTQIWKKRKYGKNANMGKTESMGKMQIWEKCKYWNNTNLGKTQIWEKRKYEKNANMGKRKYGKNANMGKTQIWEKRKYGKNANMGKTQKWEKRNNGKNADMGETQI from the coding sequence atgcaaatattggaaaaacgcaaatatgggaaaaactcatatatgagaaaaacccaaatatgcgaaaaacccaaatatggcaaaaacgcaaatatgggaaaaacgcaaatatgggaaagacgcaaatatgggaaagacgcatacgtgggagagacgcaaatatgggaaaaccgcaactatgggaaaaccgcaattatgggaaaaacgcaattatggaaaaaacgcaattatgggaaaacgcaactatgggaaaaacgctattatgggaaaaacgcaattatgggaaaaacgcaattatcggAAAAAcgtaattatgggaaaaacgcaattatgggaaaaacgcaaatatggaaaaaacgtaaatatgggaaaaacgcaaatatgggtaaaacggaaagtatgggaaaaatgcaaatatgggaaaaatgcaaatattggaATAacacaaatttgggaaaaacgcaaatatgggaaaaacgcaaatatgagaaaaacgcaaatatgggaaaacgcaaatatgggaaaaacgcaaatatgggaaaaacgcaaatatgggaaaaacgcaaatatgggaaaaacgcaaatatgggaaaaacgcaaaaatgggaaaaacgcaataatgggaaaaatgcagatatgggagaaacgcaaatatga
- the LOC126183999 gene encoding uncharacterized protein LOC126183999 → MGKTQISEKRKYGKNAYMEQTQTWEKGKYGKLEIWEKINLWYKYGKIANMGKTQIREKRKYGKNTNMAKTQIWQKCKYGKNANMAKTQRWQKRKYGKNANMTKTEIWQKRKYGKDANMAETQIWQKRKYGKNANMGKTQILQKRKYGTLQ, encoded by the coding sequence atggggaaaacgcaaatatcggaaaaacgcaaatatgggaaaaacgcatatatggaacaaacgcaaacatgggaaaaaggcaaatatggtaaattggaaatatgggaaaagataaacttgtggtacaaatatgggaaaatcgcaaatatgggaaaaacgcaaatacgggaaaaacgcaaatatgggaaaaacacaaacatggcaaaaacgcaaatatggcaaaaatgcaaatatggcaaaaacgcaaatatggcaaaaacgcaaagatggcaaaaacgcaaatatggcaaaaacgcaaatatgacaaaaacggaaatatggcaaaaacggaaatatggcaaagacgcaaatatggcagaaacgcaaatatggcaaaaacgaaaatatggcaaaaacgcaaatatgggaaaaacgcaaatattgcaaaaacgcaaatatggcacatTGCAATAa